In one Clostridia bacterium genomic region, the following are encoded:
- the pstC gene encoding phosphate ABC transporter permease subunit PstC — MNVAKLGRWLAKLRKETAGRILVYGCAALVILITLAIVVFVARQGLTTFVVDKISVFKFLFSSEWNPELPASQGGPLLGSLTMSIGSLLTSGLAVLLAAPTAIIAAVFLVEIAPSWGRQVLQPAIELLAGIPSVVYGYTGLVVLVPLVRERFGGMGFSLLAGGIVLGIMILPTIASLSADSLRALPSSLKEAAYALGSTRWQTIRLVLLPAAKPGILTGIILGLARAFGEALAVQMVIGNVRHIPHSILDPVITLTSAITLDMGYTVSGSTWNNALWSMSLMLLVMTCIFILLARMAAKGREVR, encoded by the coding sequence ATGAATGTGGCGAAATTGGGGCGATGGTTGGCAAAACTCCGAAAAGAAACGGCCGGTCGCATACTGGTATACGGTTGCGCGGCCCTAGTAATTCTTATAACCTTAGCCATTGTAGTTTTCGTAGCTCGCCAGGGCTTAACTACTTTTGTGGTCGATAAGATCAGTGTTTTTAAGTTTCTTTTCAGTAGCGAATGGAATCCAGAACTACCAGCCAGCCAGGGCGGTCCTCTCCTAGGTTCTCTAACCATGAGTATAGGTTCCCTTCTTACCTCTGGTCTAGCGGTGCTTTTGGCGGCCCCCACCGCTATCATTGCTGCTGTTTTTTTGGTTGAGATTGCTCCTTCCTGGGGTAGGCAAGTGCTGCAGCCAGCCATCGAGTTATTGGCCGGAATTCCCTCGGTAGTCTACGGTTATACTGGGCTGGTGGTGCTGGTGCCTCTGGTACGGGAGCGCTTTGGGGGAATGGGCTTCAGCCTGCTAGCGGGCGGGATCGTCCTTGGCATTATGATTCTCCCTACCATCGCTAGCCTATCTGCGGATAGCTTGCGGGCCCTACCAAGCAGCCTAAAGGAAGCTGCCTACGCTCTGGGCAGTACCAGGTGGCAGACTATTAGGTTGGTGCTCCTGCCGGCGGCAAAGCCAGGCATCCTGACCGGGATTATCCTAGGTTTAGCCCGAGCCTTTGGTGAGGCTTTGGCAGTACAGATGGTCATCGGCAATGTTAGGCATATTCCCCATTCCATCCTTGACCCAGTTATCACTTTAACTAGCGCCATCACTTTGGATATGGGCTACACCGTGAGCGGATCAACCTGGAACAATGCCCTTTGGAGCATGAGCCTTATGCTCCTGGTCATGACTTGTATATTCATCTTGCTAGCACGAATGGCAGCAAAGGGAAGGGAAGTACGTTGA